In Rhinopithecus roxellana isolate Shanxi Qingling chromosome 4, ASM756505v1, whole genome shotgun sequence, a single genomic region encodes these proteins:
- the PNISR gene encoding arginine/serine-rich protein PNISR isoform X1, translating to MWDQGGQQPWQQWPLNQQQWMQSFQHQQDPSQIDWAALAQAWIAQREASGQQSMVEQPPGMMPNGQDMSTMESGPNNHGNFQGDSNFNRMWQQPEWGMHQQPPHPPPDQPWMPPTPGPMDIVPPSEDSNSQDSGEFAPDNRHIFNQNNHNFGGPPDNFAVGPVNQFDYQHGAAFGPPQGGFHPPYWQPGPPGPPAPPQNRRERPSSFRDRQRSPIALPVKQEPPQIDAVKRRTLPAWIREGLEKMEREKQKKLEKERMEQQRSQLSKKEKKATEDAEGGDGPRLPQRSKFDSDEEEEDTENVEAASSGKVTRSPSPVPQEDHSDPEMTEEEKEYQMMLLTKMLLTEILLDVTDEEIYYVAKDAHRKATKAPAKQLAQSSALASLTGLGGLGGYGSGDSEDERSDRGSESSDTDDEELRHRIRQKQEAFWRKEKEQQLLHDKQMEEEKQQTERVTKEMNEFIHKEQNSLSLLEAREADGDVVNEKKRTPNETTSVLEPKKEHKEKEKQGRSRSGSSSSGSSSSNSRTSSTSSTVSSSSYSSSSGSSRTSSRSSSPKRKKRHSRSRSPTIKVRRSRSRSYSRRIKIESNRARVKIRDRRRSNRNSIERERRRNRSPSRERRRSRSRSRDRRTNRASRSRSRDRRKIDDQRGNLSGNSHKHKGEAKEQERKKERSRSIDKDRKKKDKEREREQDKRKEKQKREEKDFKFSSQDDRLKRKRESERTFSRSGSISVKIIRHDSRQDSKKSTTKDSKKHSGSDSSGRSSSESPGSSKEKKAKKPKHSRSRSMEKSQRSGKKASRKHKSKSRSRSTTPPRRKR from the exons aTGTGGGATCAAGGAGGACAGCAGCCTTGGCAACAGTGGCCCTTGAACCAGCAACAATGGATGCAGTCATTCCAGCACCAACAGGATCCAA GCCAGATTGACTGGGCTGCATTGGCCCAAGCTTGGATTGCCCAAAGAGAAGCTTCAGGACAACAAAGCATGGTAGAACAACCACCAGGAATGATGCCAAATGGACAAGATATGTCTACAATGGAATCTGGTCCAAACAATCATGGGAATTTCCAAGGGGATTCAAACTTCAACAGAATGTGGCAGCAACCAG AATGGGGAATGCATCAGCAACCCCCACACCCCCCTCCAGATCAGCCATGGATGCCACCAACACCAGGCCCAATGGACATTGTTCCTCCTTCTGAAGACAGCAACAGTCAGGACAGTGGGGAATTTGCCCCTGACAACAGGCATATATTTAACCAGAACAATCACAACTTTGGTGGACCACCCGATAATTTTGCAGTGGGGCCAGTGAACCAGTTTGACTATCAG CATGGGGCTGCTTTTGGTCCACCGCAAGGTGGATTTCATCCTCCTTATTGGCAACCAGGACCTCCAGGACCTCCAGCACCTCCCCAGAATCGAAGAGAAAGGCCATCATCATTCAGGGATCGGCAGCGCTCACCTATTGCACTTCCTGTGAAGCAGGAGCCTCCACAAATTG ACGCAGTAAAACGCAGGACTCTTCCAGCTTGGATTCGTGAAGGCCTTGAAAAAATGGAACGTGAAAAGCAGAAGAaattggagaaagaaagaatggaacaACAACGTTCACAAttgtccaaaaaagaaaaaaaggccacagAAGATGCTGAAGGAGGGGATGGCCCTCGTTTACCTCAGAGAAGTAAATTT gatagtgatgaggaagaagaagacACTGAAAATGTTGAGGCTGCAAGTAGTGGGAAAGTCACCAGAAGTCCATCCCCAGTTCCTCAAGAAGATCATAGTGACCCTGAGATGACTGAAGAGGAGAAAGAGTATCAAATG ATGTTGCTGACAAAAATGCTTCTGACAGAAATTCTACTGGAtgtcacagatgaagaaatttatTACGTAGCCAAAGATGCACACCGCAAAGCAACGAAAG CTCCTGCAAAACAGCTGGCACAGTCCAGTGCACTGGCTTCCCTCACTGGACTCG GTGGACTGGGTGGTTATGGATCAGGAGACAGCGAAGATGAGAGGAGTGACAGAGGCTCTGAGTCATCTGACACTGATGATGAAGAATTACGGCATCGAATCCGGCAAAAACAGGAAGctttttggagaaaagaaaaagaacagcagcTATTACATGATAAACAGATGGAAG aagaAAAGCAACAGACAGAAAGGGTTACAAAAGAGATGAATGAATTTATCCATAAAGAGCAAAATAGTTTATCACTACTAGAAGCAAGAGAAGCAGACGGTGATGTGGTTAATGAAAAGAAGAGAACTCCAAATGAAACCACATCAGTTttagaaccaaaaaaagagcataaagaaaaagaaaaacaaggaaggagTAGGTCGGGAAGTTCTAGTAGTGGTAGTTCCAGTAGCAATAGCAGAACTAGTAGTACTAGTAGTACTGTCTCTAGCTCTTCATACAGTTCTAGCTCAGGTAGTAGTCGTACTTCTTCTCGGTCTTCTTCtcctaaaaggaaaaagagacacaGTAGGAGTAGATCTCCAACAATCAAAGTTAGACGTAGCAGGAGTAGAAGCTACTCTCGCAGAATTAAAATAGAGAGCAATAGGGCTAGGGTGAAGATTAGAGATAGGAGGAGATctaatagaaatagcattgaaagAGAAAGACGACGAAATCGGAGTCCTTCCCGAGAGAGACGTAGAAGTAGAAGTCGCTCAAGGGATAGACGAACCAATCGTGCCAGTCGCAGTAGGAGTCGAGATAGGCGTAAAATTGATGATCAACGTGGAAATCTTAGTGGGAACAGTCATAAGCATAAAGGTGAGGCTAAAGaacaagagaggaaaaaggagaggagtCGAAGTATAGATAAagataggaaaaagaaagacaaagaaagggagCGTGAAcaggataaaagaaaagagaaacaaaaaagagaagaaaaagattttaagttCAGTAGTCAGGATGATAGATTAAAAAGGAAACGAGAAAGTGAAAGAACTTTCTCTAGGAGTGGTTCTATATCTGTTAAAATCATAAGACATGATTCTAGACAAGATAGTAAGAAAAGTACTACCAAAGATAGTAAAAAACATTCAGGCTCTGATTCTAGTGGAAGGAGCAGTTCTGAGTCTCCAGGAAGTAGCAAAGAAAAGAAGGCTAAGAAGCCTAAACATAGTCGATCGCGATCCATGGAGAAATCTCAAAGGTCTGGTAAGAAGGCAAGCCGCAAACACAAGTCTAAGTCCCGATCAAG ATCAACAACCCCTCCCCGTCGTAAACGCTGA
- the PNISR gene encoding arginine/serine-rich protein PNISR isoform X2, with protein sequence MWDQGGQQPWQQWPLNQQQWMQSFQHQQDPSQIDWAALAQAWIAQREASGQQSMVEQPPGMMPNGQDMSTMESGPNNHGNFQGDSNFNRMWQQPG encoded by the exons aTGTGGGATCAAGGAGGACAGCAGCCTTGGCAACAGTGGCCCTTGAACCAGCAACAATGGATGCAGTCATTCCAGCACCAACAGGATCCAA GCCAGATTGACTGGGCTGCATTGGCCCAAGCTTGGATTGCCCAAAGAGAAGCTTCAGGACAACAAAGCATGGTAGAACAACCACCAGGAATGATGCCAAATGGACAAGATATGTCTACAATGGAATCTGGTCCAAACAATCATGGGAATTTCCAAGGGGATTCAAACTTCAACAGAATGTGGCAGCAACCAG GCTGA